A stretch of Paenibacillus mucilaginosus 3016 DNA encodes these proteins:
- a CDS encoding biotin transporter BioY, giving the protein MKTSLSIRGLVFSTLFGALFVASSFFNIHLGFSPVPITFQNLVVMLAGLILGPVYGFISIGLVVLLTAAGLPLMHGNGGLTLLLGKTGGFIWAYPFAALLIGWVSERVQGRGVWAFVRLFLAAEVFGSLMLYVTGVPWLAHVANLPMQKAMVAACYPFLPGDTVKAVLAALIALQIRQVFPVSRLR; this is encoded by the coding sequence ATGAAAACATCCTTGTCCATCCGGGGTCTCGTCTTCAGTACACTGTTCGGCGCGCTGTTTGTCGCGTCCAGCTTTTTCAACATTCATCTCGGCTTCTCCCCGGTGCCTATCACCTTCCAGAACCTGGTCGTGATGCTCGCCGGCCTCATCCTGGGTCCCGTCTACGGCTTCATCAGCATCGGCCTCGTGGTCCTGCTGACGGCGGCCGGACTTCCGCTGATGCACGGCAACGGCGGACTGACGCTCCTTCTCGGCAAGACGGGCGGCTTCATCTGGGCCTACCCGTTCGCTGCGCTGCTGATCGGCTGGGTGAGCGAGCGCGTTCAGGGACGCGGCGTCTGGGCATTTGTCCGCCTGTTCCTCGCAGCCGAGGTGTTCGGTTCCCTGATGCTCTACGTGACGGGCGTGCCTTGGCTCGCGCATGTGGCGAACCTTCCGATGCAGAAGGCCATGGTAGCCGCCTGCTACCCGTTCCTGCCCGGCGATACCGTCAAGGCGGTGCTGGCCGCACTGATCGCCCTGCAGATCCGGCAGGTATTCCCGGTCTCGCGGCTCCGGTAG
- a CDS encoding acetylornithine deacetylase, whose protein sequence is MSETLERLTGLVEQRQDELLALASKLIAFRTPAPPARNTEEAQAFVASYLEERGFSVDRWDVYPGDPNVVGVLKGTEPDRFRSLIVNGHIDVAEVSEDEPWDQDPFAPAVRDGRLIGRGASDMKGGLAGALFAIGLLHEAGIRLPGDVTFQSVIGEEVGEAGTLQCCRRGYTADFAVVVDTSDLHIQGQGGVITGWVTVRSARTHHDATRKRMIHAGGGLHGASAIEKMMKVIAGLQELERHWAVMKSYPGFEPGTNTINPAVIEGGRHAAFIADECRLWITVHFYPDETYEGVAREIEEHLQRVAAADPWLRENPLEFRWGGTSMIEDRGEVFPSLEVDPDHEAVRLLQRSHEGALGVPAVVDVSPTVTDGGWFADAGIPAAIYGPGDLQNAHAVNESVSVRQLVDYTKVMLRFIYEWGHTPKE, encoded by the coding sequence CTGAGCGAAACGCTCGAGCGATTAACCGGCCTGGTGGAGCAGCGGCAGGACGAGCTTCTGGCGCTGGCCTCGAAGCTGATTGCCTTCCGCACGCCGGCTCCGCCGGCACGCAATACGGAGGAGGCTCAGGCCTTCGTCGCCTCCTATCTGGAGGAACGGGGATTCTCCGTCGACCGCTGGGACGTGTATCCCGGCGATCCCAATGTCGTGGGGGTGCTCAAGGGAACCGAACCGGACCGCTTCCGGAGCCTCATCGTCAACGGACATATCGACGTGGCGGAGGTGAGTGAGGACGAGCCCTGGGACCAGGACCCGTTCGCGCCGGCGGTGCGGGACGGCCGCCTGATCGGCCGGGGCGCCTCGGATATGAAAGGCGGGCTGGCCGGCGCCTTGTTCGCCATCGGGCTGCTGCATGAGGCGGGGATCCGGCTGCCGGGCGACGTCACCTTCCAGTCGGTGATCGGCGAGGAGGTCGGCGAAGCGGGCACGCTGCAGTGCTGCCGGCGCGGATACACGGCGGACTTCGCCGTGGTGGTCGATACCAGCGACCTGCACATCCAGGGCCAGGGCGGCGTGATCACCGGCTGGGTGACGGTCCGCAGCGCCCGCACCCACCACGACGCTACGCGCAAGCGGATGATCCATGCAGGCGGAGGACTCCACGGCGCCAGTGCCATTGAGAAGATGATGAAGGTCATCGCAGGTCTCCAGGAACTGGAGCGGCACTGGGCCGTTATGAAGAGCTATCCGGGCTTCGAGCCGGGCACGAACACGATCAATCCGGCGGTGATCGAAGGAGGCCGCCATGCAGCGTTCATTGCCGACGAGTGCCGGCTGTGGATCACGGTGCATTTCTACCCGGACGAAACGTATGAAGGGGTTGCCCGGGAGATCGAGGAGCACTTGCAGCGGGTGGCTGCGGCGGACCCGTGGCTGCGCGAGAATCCGCTGGAGTTCCGCTGGGGCGGCACTTCGATGATCGAGGACCGGGGCGAGGTGTTCCCGTCCCTGGAGGTCGATCCGGACCATGAGGCCGTCCGGCTGCTGCAGCGCTCGCACGAGGGGGCGCTCGGCGTACCGGCTGTGGTGGATGTGTCGCCTACCGTGACCGACGGCGGCTGGTTCGCCGATGCCGGCATACCGGCCGCGATCTACGGCCCGGGGGATCTGCAGAACGCCCACGCGGTGAACGAGAGCGTATCCGTCAGGCAGCTCGTCGATTATACGAAGGTGATGCTGCGTTTTATCTACGAATGGGGCCATACGCCCAAGGAGTAA
- a CDS encoding family 43 glycosylhydrolase produces the protein MKAPLFRDPVYDGAADPVLIWNRQAKEWWMIYTNRRATAPGRGVAWVHGTDLGVASSSDGGQSWVYRGTLSGLDIEWGRHTFWAPEIVWHDGLYHMYVSYIRGVPEEWAGHPRHLLHYTSPDLLQWTFRSQLELSSDRVIDACIYRMPDGRFRMWYKDEAHHSHTYAADSPDLFQWQVVGPVLTHRAHEGPNVFRFKGWYWMMIDEWRGQGVYRSDDLENWERSGLILGEGGTREDDGTMGLHADVVVQNEEAYIFYFTHPGRKDGTPEEAYDSRRSSIQAARLHVKDGVLACDRNEAFVLNLQPGEGPGLE, from the coding sequence ATGAAAGCACCGCTGTTTCGGGATCCGGTCTATGACGGGGCTGCCGATCCCGTATTGATATGGAACCGCCAGGCCAAGGAATGGTGGATGATCTATACCAACCGCAGGGCCACAGCCCCGGGACGCGGAGTTGCGTGGGTGCACGGAACGGATCTCGGCGTCGCCTCTTCCTCGGACGGGGGACAGAGCTGGGTGTACCGGGGAACGCTGAGCGGACTGGATATCGAATGGGGGCGCCATACGTTTTGGGCGCCGGAGATCGTCTGGCATGACGGGCTGTATCACATGTATGTCAGCTACATCCGAGGGGTACCGGAGGAGTGGGCGGGCCACCCGAGGCATCTGCTGCACTATACTTCGCCGGACCTGCTGCAGTGGACCTTCCGCTCGCAGCTGGAGCTCTCGAGCGACCGGGTGATCGACGCGTGCATCTACCGTATGCCGGACGGCCGGTTCCGGATGTGGTACAAGGACGAGGCCCATCATTCCCACACGTATGCGGCGGACAGCCCGGATTTGTTCCAGTGGCAGGTCGTGGGGCCGGTGCTGACCCACCGGGCGCATGAAGGACCGAACGTGTTCCGTTTCAAAGGCTGGTATTGGATGATGATCGACGAATGGAGAGGTCAAGGTGTCTATCGATCGGATGATCTGGAGAACTGGGAACGCAGCGGCCTTATCCTCGGCGAGGGAGGCACAAGGGAAGACGATGGAACGATGGGCCTCCATGCCGATGTGGTCGTACAGAATGAGGAAGCGTATATCTTCTATTTCACCCACCCGGGAAGAAAAGACGGCACGCCGGAGGAGGCCTATGACAGCCGAAGATCCTCCATCCAAGCGGCGAGGCTCCATGTAAAAGACGGCGTGCTGGCGTGTGACCGGAACGAAGCTTTTGTGCTGAATCTGCAGCCCGGGGAAGGGCCGGGCCTGGAATAG
- a CDS encoding alpha/beta hydrolase translates to MAIYRDPAQKAQAHARGSGISSVVKKAMLSIMAAVMLLVWMLPGVQAAEQPSEWTEAAVQFTSEGLTLNGTLLLPDTPGPHPAVVLVHGSNSVNREKYRGEAELFARAGIAALIYDKRKDGFASSRSGGRSYDLLAADAGAAVEALRTHPRLNPEHIGLWGISEGAWVASLTASRSDRADFLITVGASGVAPVRQQSWQLVNRLQGQGVSSPGVVEALSDRALRLAVSAGMFAEADYNPLPAFEGVKQPVLAIWGRQDRIEPPLESYRLLKQALEKKSESASYRFFDRAGHNLRSAPDGVQQTEEFPAGYADTMTSWVKHVTSGQASGPQTAGDVPQQGHLSKPGLHTIAWYQTAWAQLGTMLVLVVLFLGCWMAFLRRSRRLRREGAASRGTGPRFGTGGLAAGSGLLTVLGFTVYFGWLMSSGAKHVAPIVGDRPLVWLLLQLLAVITCGAAAVYAFSLRKGSGTGTRMCNGLLLGGVVLFAAWAAYWQLFSL, encoded by the coding sequence TTGGCAATCTATAGGGATCCAGCGCAAAAAGCGCAGGCACACGCAAGGGGGAGCGGCATCTCATCCGTCGTCAAAAAGGCGATGCTAAGCATAATGGCGGCCGTCATGCTACTGGTCTGGATGCTCCCCGGTGTGCAGGCAGCGGAACAGCCATCGGAGTGGACGGAGGCGGCGGTGCAGTTCACAAGCGAAGGCCTCACGCTGAACGGTACGCTGCTCCTGCCGGATACGCCGGGGCCGCATCCGGCGGTTGTGCTGGTACACGGCTCCAATTCGGTGAACAGGGAGAAGTACCGCGGAGAGGCGGAGCTTTTTGCAAGGGCGGGTATTGCCGCTCTCATCTACGATAAGCGCAAGGACGGCTTCGCCTCATCCCGCAGCGGAGGACGCTCCTATGATCTGCTTGCTGCGGATGCGGGGGCGGCCGTGGAGGCGCTGCGTACACATCCAAGACTGAATCCGGAGCACATCGGGCTCTGGGGGATCAGCGAGGGGGCGTGGGTTGCGTCCCTGACCGCATCACGCTCGGACCGGGCGGATTTCCTCATCACCGTAGGCGCCTCGGGCGTTGCGCCGGTCCGGCAGCAGTCCTGGCAGCTCGTCAACCGGCTGCAGGGCCAGGGGGTGAGCAGTCCGGGCGTCGTGGAGGCCCTCTCCGACCGCGCGCTCCGGCTGGCCGTCTCCGCCGGCATGTTCGCCGAAGCGGACTATAACCCCCTGCCGGCCTTCGAGGGAGTGAAGCAGCCGGTGCTCGCGATCTGGGGCAGGCAGGACCGCATTGAACCGCCGCTCGAAAGCTACCGTCTTCTGAAGCAGGCGCTGGAAAAGAAGTCCGAATCCGCCTCCTACCGCTTCTTCGATCGGGCCGGTCATAATCTGCGCTCGGCCCCTGACGGGGTTCAGCAGACGGAAGAATTTCCGGCCGGATATGCGGATACCATGACCTCCTGGGTCAAGCATGTCACCTCCGGCCAGGCCAGTGGACCGCAGACCGCCGGCGATGTGCCGCAGCAGGGGCATCTTTCCAAGCCGGGACTGCATACCATCGCCTGGTATCAAACGGCGTGGGCACAGCTTGGCACGATGCTGGTGCTGGTTGTCTTGTTCCTTGGCTGCTGGATGGCCTTCCTGCGGCGGTCAAGACGCCTTCGCCGGGAGGGGGCGGCTTCCCGCGGTACAGGGCCCCGGTTCGGCACCGGCGGGCTGGCGGCAGGCTCAGGACTGCTGACGGTGCTGGGGTTCACCGTCTACTTCGGCTGGCTCATGAGCAGCGGAGCCAAACATGTGGCTCCGATCGTGGGCGACCGGCCGCTGGTGTGGCTGCTCCTGCAGCTGCTGGCCGTGATTACCTGCGGGGCGGCGGCGGTCTATGCCTTCAGCTTGCGTAAAGGGAGCGGGACGGGTACGCGTATGTGCAACGGGCTGCTTTTGGGAGGCGTGGTGCTTTTCGCCGCATGGGCGGCTTACTGGCAGCTGTTCAGCCTCTAG
- a CDS encoding MBL fold metallo-hydrolase: MQTIEKVGERFWYQTPVSETDRPILGMVVGRERRLMIDAGNSEAHARYFLEELEERGIGAPDLAVLTHWHWDHIFGLEWLHQHAVSIASSGTREAMEKLVPFSWSDEALDRRVEEGTEIEFCASAIKKEFPLHRDIRIALPVMTFENRMELDLGGITCVLQHVGGDHAGDSVVVYIPEERILFLGDCIYADIFSAKRNYTPGKTLALLEVLETFDAETYVLSHWKPVSKAEFREEAALLRTMAQLTDEFAGDSARMREAYEKRKGRGLTEEELETLEYFVNGVVLQKKTSMT, from the coding sequence ATGCAAACGATAGAAAAAGTAGGCGAACGATTCTGGTACCAAACCCCCGTGTCCGAGACGGACCGGCCGATTCTCGGCATGGTCGTGGGGCGGGAGCGGAGGCTCATGATCGATGCGGGCAACTCGGAAGCCCATGCCCGGTATTTCCTCGAAGAGCTGGAGGAGCGGGGAATCGGGGCGCCGGATCTCGCGGTGCTGACCCATTGGCATTGGGATCATATTTTTGGCCTGGAATGGCTGCATCAGCATGCCGTGTCGATCGCGTCCAGCGGGACGAGGGAGGCCATGGAGAAGCTCGTGCCCTTCTCCTGGAGCGATGAGGCGCTGGACCGGCGGGTGGAGGAAGGGACGGAGATTGAGTTCTGTGCCTCCGCCATCAAGAAAGAGTTCCCTCTCCACCGGGACATCCGGATTGCGCTGCCGGTGATGACCTTCGAGAACCGGATGGAGCTGGACCTTGGCGGAATAACCTGTGTGCTGCAGCATGTGGGCGGGGACCATGCCGGGGATTCGGTGGTTGTGTACATCCCCGAGGAGAGGATCCTGTTCCTAGGCGACTGCATCTATGCCGACATCTTCTCCGCCAAACGGAACTATACGCCGGGGAAGACGCTCGCACTGCTCGAAGTCCTGGAGACCTTCGATGCCGAGACGTACGTCCTGTCCCACTGGAAGCCGGTGTCGAAGGCGGAGTTCCGGGAGGAGGCGGCGCTCCTCCGGACGATGGCTCAGCTCACGGACGAGTTCGCGGGGGATTCAGCCCGGATGCGGGAGGCGTACGAGAAGCGGAAGGGAAGAGGGCTGACCGAGGAGGAGCTGGAGACGCTGGAGTATTTTGTGAACGGGGTCGTCCTTCAGAAAAAAACTTCCATGACATAA
- a CDS encoding ATP-binding cassette domain-containing protein: MISDPFVLLRMENLTYTLPTADGNRLLLEDINLSVRQGEWLAIAGTNGSGKSTLVRTMAGLYKPTSGTVRFRDTDAAPELAGSTIPLVFQNPDTHLLGETVYEEVRFGLEYMGLSDAEMDARTEEALQDTGLLPLARRRVDSLSGGQKQLVAAAGCLALRPPLLLFDEATSMLDPLSREALLETARRKHREGTTVVWVTQLLDELSYADRVAAVDGGRLVFCGTPGAFFYERSAAGGTPCESLGFEPPYAVRVAQELQRLGLPLQRLPLTVEELAEAVAPC; the protein is encoded by the coding sequence ATGATCTCAGACCCATTTGTGCTGCTCCGGATGGAGAACCTTACATATACCTTACCTACGGCCGATGGAAACCGGCTGCTGCTTGAAGATATCAACCTGTCCGTCAGGCAGGGGGAATGGCTCGCCATTGCCGGAACGAACGGCAGCGGGAAGAGCACCCTGGTGCGGACGATGGCGGGACTGTATAAGCCCACTTCGGGCACGGTACGGTTTCGCGATACGGACGCCGCTCCGGAGCTTGCGGGAAGCACCATTCCGCTTGTGTTTCAGAATCCGGATACCCACCTGCTCGGCGAGACGGTCTACGAAGAAGTACGCTTCGGCCTCGAGTATATGGGATTGAGCGACGCCGAAATGGATGCCCGCACGGAGGAAGCGCTGCAGGATACCGGTCTTCTTCCACTGGCCCGCCGCCGCGTCGATTCGCTCTCCGGCGGGCAGAAGCAGCTGGTGGCGGCTGCCGGCTGTCTGGCTCTGCGGCCCCCGCTGCTGCTGTTCGACGAAGCGACCTCGATGCTCGACCCCCTTTCGCGGGAGGCGCTGCTGGAGACGGCACGGCGCAAGCACCGGGAAGGGACGACCGTGGTCTGGGTCACGCAGCTGCTCGATGAGCTGTCCTATGCAGACCGTGTGGCCGCCGTGGATGGAGGCCGGCTGGTGTTCTGCGGCACGCCGGGCGCTTTTTTCTATGAACGGTCGGCTGCGGGCGGCACACCGTGCGAGAGCCTCGGCTTCGAGCCGCCGTATGCCGTGCGGGTCGCTCAGGAGCTGCAGCGCCTCGGCCTGCCGCTTCAGCGTCTGCCGCTGACGGTGGAGGAACTGGCGGAGGCGGTGGCTCCATGCTGA
- a CDS encoding ATP-binding cassette domain-containing protein: MLTLSLRGAAVYPEGDASRRPLLRPTDADLRPGEITLVIGRTGAGKSTLLLALAGLAPLTSGTIRYGEIPLWEGEKLHREAPGLMGISFQYPERQMFAQTLRREFAYSLRPLRLSKEEIRRRTEEGMRAAGLPEALLEEAVLTLSEGQKRRAALAVTLAVKPPWLLLDEPTAGIDPGGIPPLLDAVLAHKRGGGGVVIASHDLDTFFPVADRVIVIRDGAVAGDRPPEAWCADPAPLLAAGVGLPASVRLAAALAVRGCSAGVLPADPAAAAAALRRSLEAAVAVGAEAPGAAASSPIAAAAPGGPAEPSAARPGRPEAAVAETLGLGHDCAAAAPAHPREPAAVSGGSVLPLAPPAPGADEHSAATARQDGTPAQAAAVPLPPGRGDGADEALTDAEPPDPVHPWILHRHPVAKWIVYLLLSAGMLIQGTWAGLGAGALLLLFCLVRFRVPSGAVLKPLRPYLLFLFFSCLLAGMQWGAAESGAAGVFSAAQASVTFRQLTNLALVMMLGFVFVRVTGQRGLRQGLEQVFGLLSRAGIPVGTVSLYAALLLRMIPQLLQEMGRMSLIVRSRGRARVKPGQIRLRDVPPFLIPLLLSMMKHAEDLALALEARGCRIEGPSVRRREPIRWDRGDILLLAASGVLVLGLLAVAGWA, from the coding sequence ATGCTGACCCTCTCGCTGCGCGGAGCCGCCGTGTATCCGGAGGGGGATGCTTCACGCCGGCCGCTGCTGCGCCCCACGGATGCCGATCTGCGGCCCGGAGAAATTACGCTTGTTATCGGCAGAACCGGGGCGGGGAAAAGCACGCTTCTGCTGGCCCTGGCCGGCTTGGCTCCGTTGACGTCGGGGACGATCCGGTACGGGGAGATCCCGCTGTGGGAAGGGGAGAAGCTGCACAGGGAAGCTCCCGGGCTGATGGGTATCTCCTTCCAATATCCCGAGAGGCAGATGTTCGCGCAGACCCTCCGCAGGGAGTTCGCGTATTCTCTGCGGCCGCTCCGTTTGTCCAAGGAGGAAATCCGGCGGCGAACGGAAGAGGGCATGCGGGCTGCGGGGCTGCCCGAGGCTCTACTCGAGGAGGCGGTGCTGACGCTCTCCGAGGGGCAGAAACGCCGGGCGGCGCTCGCGGTTACGCTGGCCGTCAAGCCGCCTTGGCTGCTGCTCGATGAGCCGACCGCAGGCATCGATCCCGGCGGCATTCCGCCGCTGCTGGACGCGGTGCTGGCCCACAAGCGGGGAGGTGGCGGTGTCGTGATCGCTTCCCACGATCTCGACACCTTCTTCCCCGTCGCCGACCGCGTGATCGTCATCCGCGACGGGGCCGTCGCGGGCGACCGGCCGCCGGAGGCGTGGTGCGCCGACCCGGCGCCGCTGCTGGCGGCAGGGGTCGGGCTGCCGGCCTCGGTGCGGCTCGCCGCTGCTTTGGCAGTCCGGGGCTGCAGCGCCGGTGTGCTGCCGGCGGACCCGGCGGCGGCCGCGGCGGCGCTCCGGCGCAGCCTGGAGGCGGCCGTGGCGGTGGGGGCCGAGGCGCCTGGCGCGGCTGCGTCCAGCCCGATTGCCGCCGCAGCGCCCGGCGGCCCGGCCGAGCCTTCCGCCGCAAGGCCGGGCCGCCCGGAAGCGGCTGTGGCCGAGACGCTTGGCCTCGGACATGACTGCGCCGCCGCAGCACCGGCACACCCGCGGGAGCCAGCCGCGGTAAGCGGCGGCTCCGTCCTCCCGCTGGCGCCTCCTGCGCCCGGGGCTGACGAGCACAGCGCAGCTACCGCTCGGCAGGACGGCACACCCGCCCAGGCCGCAGCCGTTCCCCTCCCTCCAGGGCGGGGAGACGGTGCCGACGAGGCGCTGACGGATGCGGAGCCCCCGGACCCGGTGCATCCCTGGATTCTCCACCGCCACCCGGTGGCGAAGTGGATCGTCTATCTGCTGCTGTCCGCAGGCATGCTGATCCAGGGCACTTGGGCCGGCCTCGGAGCCGGAGCCCTGCTGCTGCTCTTCTGCCTGGTGCGCTTCCGCGTACCGTCCGGAGCTGTGCTGAAGCCGCTGCGGCCGTACCTGCTCTTCCTGTTCTTCTCCTGCCTGCTGGCGGGCATGCAGTGGGGGGCGGCGGAGAGCGGGGCTGCGGGCGTGTTCTCAGCCGCGCAGGCCTCCGTCACGTTCCGCCAGCTCACGAATCTGGCGCTGGTGATGATGCTCGGCTTTGTCTTCGTGCGGGTGACGGGGCAGCGCGGGCTGCGCCAAGGGCTCGAGCAGGTATTTGGCCTCTTGTCCCGTGCCGGCATTCCTGTCGGCACGGTCAGCCTGTACGCCGCTCTGCTACTGCGGATGATCCCCCAGCTGCTGCAGGAGATGGGCCGGATGTCGCTGATCGTCCGCTCCCGGGGACGCGCGCGGGTGAAGCCCGGCCAGATCCGCCTGCGGGACGTGCCGCCTTTTCTGATCCCGCTGCTGCTCTCCATGATGAAGCATGCGGAGGATCTGGCGCTCGCGCTGGAGGCCAGAGGCTGCCGGATCGAGGGGCCTTCCGTACGACGCAGGGAGCCGATCCGGTGGGACCGGGGGGACATTCTGCTGCTGGCCGCTTCCGGAGTCCTTGTTCTGGGACTTCTTGCGGTTGCCGGCTGGGCGTAG
- a CDS encoding FadR/GntR family transcriptional regulator has translation MNGTPVTPVPRRSHYEEVTEQLKAQILQGRLKAGDRLPSTKEMSERFGVSRSVTREALSALKAMGLIEIRQGGACRVIGRGEAGAAAAADASGTQGLSPAALPLDRSALAHMLEARSMLEVSNAALAAAKRTDADLERLREALADMEHAAAGGADADEADLRFHMALARAGQNPVLLRVFESIAMPLHAAIAGTRREPAAGPAVQERSSSEGISRQLLEEHTAIYEAVASCDQDRAVQQMRLHLEHMEAFLTDG, from the coding sequence ATGAACGGAACTCCAGTTACGCCTGTGCCGAGGCGCAGCCATTACGAAGAAGTGACCGAGCAGCTCAAGGCGCAGATTCTGCAGGGACGGCTGAAGGCCGGCGACCGGCTGCCGTCCACAAAGGAGATGTCCGAGCGCTTCGGCGTCTCCCGCTCCGTGACCCGTGAGGCGCTCAGCGCCCTGAAGGCGATGGGGCTGATCGAGATCCGCCAGGGCGGCGCCTGCCGGGTGATCGGCAGGGGCGAGGCGGGAGCTGCGGCGGCGGCGGATGCGTCAGGCACGCAGGGGCTTTCCCCGGCTGCGCTGCCCCTGGACCGAAGCGCGCTGGCGCATATGCTCGAGGCCCGCAGCATGCTCGAGGTGTCCAACGCCGCGCTTGCCGCCGCGAAGCGGACGGACGCGGACCTCGAGCGGCTGCGCGAGGCGCTGGCGGACATGGAGCATGCGGCGGCCGGCGGCGCGGATGCGGACGAGGCGGACCTGCGCTTTCACATGGCGCTGGCCCGCGCCGGACAGAATCCGGTGCTGCTGCGCGTGTTCGAGTCGATCGCGATGCCGCTTCATGCGGCGATTGCGGGCACGCGCCGGGAGCCGGCGGCCGGCCCGGCTGTGCAGGAACGCAGCAGCAGCGAAGGCATTTCGCGGCAGCTGCTGGAGGAGCATACTGCGATCTACGAGGCGGTGGCTTCGTGCGATCAGGACCGCGCCGTTCAGCAGATGCGGCTGCACCTGGAGCATATGGAGGCTTTTTTGACGGACGGGTAG
- a CDS encoding LutC/YkgG family protein, whose product MAETHAQWLQRMEEESKAKQKRFIGGIAQKLGRPQVTQKPVRPVIGAPDFWREFEWPEEERIERFTANFRGVGGHVERLSGMEDVTRFISDKAAETGARYVVRQNQPELDGLGLEAALPQAQVSVWNTDAEENWKARAAEADFGVVMADYAAAYTGSVTVLSAEQKGRSVSLLPTVLFVIIPVERLKTRLGEILVNFDAAGREALPAGIHFISGPSRSADIENDLTIGVHGPGIVYALLVG is encoded by the coding sequence ATGGCTGAGACGCATGCACAGTGGCTGCAGCGGATGGAAGAGGAATCGAAGGCGAAGCAGAAGCGGTTCATCGGGGGCATTGCCCAGAAGCTGGGGCGCCCGCAGGTGACGCAGAAGCCGGTCCGCCCCGTCATCGGGGCGCCGGATTTCTGGCGGGAGTTCGAGTGGCCGGAGGAAGAGCGGATCGAGCGGTTCACGGCGAACTTCCGGGGCGTCGGCGGGCATGTCGAGCGGCTGTCCGGCATGGAGGACGTGACGCGCTTCATTTCGGACAAAGCGGCCGAGACCGGAGCGAGGTATGTCGTCCGGCAGAACCAGCCGGAGCTGGATGGGCTTGGCCTGGAGGCGGCCCTGCCGCAGGCGCAGGTATCCGTCTGGAACACGGATGCCGAGGAGAACTGGAAGGCCCGTGCGGCGGAAGCGGACTTCGGCGTGGTGATGGCGGACTATGCGGCGGCCTATACGGGCTCGGTTACGGTGCTTTCGGCGGAGCAAAAAGGCCGCTCCGTCAGCCTGCTGCCCACCGTGCTGTTCGTGATCATCCCGGTGGAGCGGCTGAAAACGAGGCTGGGCGAGATTCTCGTGAATTTCGACGCGGCGGGGCGCGAAGCGCTGCCGGCGGGGATTCATTTTATCTCCGGTCCGAGCCGCTCGGCGGATATCGAGAATGACCTGACGATCGGCGTTCATGGACCGGGGATCGTCTACGCCCTGCTCGTCGGCTAG
- the tenA gene encoding thiaminase II, whose protein sequence is MTFTQRLLGKLEGVWRQNHSHPFVREMGAGTLDRDKFRFYMIQDYLYLIDYAKLFALGAVKANDLATMEKFAALLHSTLHEEMALHRAYAARFGISEEELETAEPSPITLAYSHYMLHAAQNGSLAELVAALLPCMWSYWEIGKELSRIPGAADHEDYGEWIRMYSSEEFEALAQWCIGLLDELAEGRSEAELARLEEIFLNTTRYEYMFWDMAYHGQMWPAG, encoded by the coding sequence ATGACATTCACGCAGAGGCTGCTTGGCAAGCTTGAGGGAGTCTGGCGGCAAAATCACTCGCATCCTTTCGTCCGCGAGATGGGCGCAGGGACGCTGGACCGGGACAAATTCCGCTTCTACATGATCCAGGATTACCTGTATCTGATCGATTACGCGAAGCTTTTCGCCCTGGGGGCGGTGAAGGCGAATGACCTGGCGACGATGGAAAAGTTCGCCGCCCTGCTGCATTCGACGCTGCATGAGGAGATGGCGCTGCACCGTGCTTATGCGGCCCGCTTCGGCATCTCGGAGGAGGAGCTCGAGACGGCGGAGCCGTCGCCGATCACGCTGGCCTATTCGCACTACATGCTTCATGCGGCGCAGAACGGATCGCTTGCGGAGCTCGTCGCCGCCCTGCTGCCCTGCATGTGGAGCTACTGGGAGATCGGCAAGGAGCTGAGCCGGATTCCGGGTGCGGCCGACCACGAGGATTACGGCGAGTGGATCCGCATGTACAGCTCGGAGGAGTTCGAGGCGCTGGCCCAGTGGTGCATCGGCCTGCTCGACGAGCTGGCGGAAGGGCGCTCCGAAGCGGAACTGGCGAGGCTCGAGGAGATTTTCCTGAACACGACCCGCTATGAGTACATGTTCTGGGACATGGCCTATCACGGCCAAATGTGGCCGGCGGGCTGA
- a CDS encoding GNAT family N-acetyltransferase, which produces MIVRLALTDPETASNLLKVQTPSYLVEAELIGFHGIPALNDTVESLAQSGETFYGYFAGGELAGAAAYELDGGTMEITRLVVHPMFFRRGIGGSLIRFLLELNLGVKGYRVSTGAKNGPAKRLYTNCGFKEAGELEVAPEVFLTLLERGVAGQ; this is translated from the coding sequence ATGATCGTCCGACTCGCTCTAACCGACCCGGAAACCGCCTCGAATCTGCTGAAGGTGCAGACCCCGTCCTATCTCGTCGAAGCCGAGCTGATCGGGTTCCACGGCATTCCTGCTCTGAATGACACCGTAGAGTCCCTGGCCCAATCCGGGGAGACGTTCTACGGATACTTCGCCGGCGGGGAGCTTGCCGGAGCGGCAGCCTACGAGCTCGATGGAGGCACGATGGAGATTACGCGGCTGGTCGTGCATCCGATGTTTTTTCGCAGGGGCATTGGAGGCTCCCTCATCCGGTTTCTGCTCGAATTGAATCTTGGGGTGAAAGGATACCGGGTGAGCACCGGGGCGAAGAACGGGCCGGCCAAGCGGCTTTATACGAACTGCGGGTTCAAGGAGGCCGGGGAGCTGGAGGTCGCCCCGGAGGTGTTCCTTACGCTTCTGGAACGGGGGGTTGCAGGCCAGTAA